The following proteins are co-located in the Prinia subflava isolate CZ2003 ecotype Zambia chromosome 16, Cam_Psub_1.2, whole genome shotgun sequence genome:
- the CYFIP2 gene encoding cytoplasmic FMR1-interacting protein 2, giving the protein MTTHVTLEDALSNVDLLEELPLPDQQPCIEPPPSSIMYQANFDTNFEDRNAFVTGIARYIEQATVHSSMNEMLEEGHEYAVMLYTWRSCSRAIPQVKCNEQPNRVEIYEKTVEVLEPEVTKLMKFMYFQRKAIERFCSEVKRLCHAERRKDFVSEAYLLTLGKFINMFAVLDELKNMKCSVKNDHSAYKRAAQFLRKMADPQSIQESQNLSMFLANHNRITQCLHQQLEVIPGYEELLADIVNICVDYYENKMYLTPSEKHMLLKVMGFGLYLMDGNVSNIYKLDAKKRINLSKIDKFFKQLQVVPLFGDMQIELARYIKTSAHYEENKSKWTCTQSSISPQYNICEQMVQIRDDHIRFISELARYSNSEVVTGSGLDSQKSDEEYRELFDLALRGLQLLSKWSAHVMEVYSWKLVHPTDKFCNKDCPGTAEEYERATRYNYTSEEKFAFVEVIAMIKGLQVLMGRMESVFNQAIRNTIYAALQDFAQVTLREPLRQAVRKKKNVLISVLQAIRKTICDWEGGREPPNDPCLRGEKDPKGGFDIKVPRRAVGPSSTQLYMVRTMLESLIADKSGSKKTLRSSLDGPIVLAIEEFHKQSFFFTHLLNISEALQQCCDLSQLWFREFFLELTMGRRIQFPIEMSMPWILTDHILETKEPSMMEYVLYPLDLYNDSAYYALTKFKKQFLYDEIEAEVNLCFDQFVYKLADQIFAYYKAMAGSVLLDKRFRAECKNYGVIIPYPPSNRYETLLKQRHVQLLGRSIDLNRLITQRISAAMYKSLDQAISRFESEDLTSIVELEWLLEINRLTHRLLCKHMTLDSFDAMFREANHNVSAPYGRITLHVFWELNFDFLPNYCYNGSTNRFVRTAIPFTQEPQRDKPANVQPYYLYGSKPLNIAYSHIYSSYRNFVGPPHFKTICRLLGYQGIAVVMEELLKIVKSLLQGTILQYVKTLIEVMPKICRLPRHEYGSPGILEFFHHQLKDIIEYAELKTDVFQSLREVGNAILFCLLIEQALSQEEVCDLLHAAPFQNILPRVYIKEGERLEVRMKRLEAKYAPLHLVPLIERLGTPQQIAIAREGDLLTKERLCCGLSMFEVILTRIRSYLQDPVWRGPPPTNGVMHVDECVEFHRLWSAMQFVYCIPVGTNEFTAEQCFGDGLNWAGCSIIVLLGQQRRFDLFDFCYHLLKVQRQDGKDEIIKNVPLKKMADRIRKYQILNNEIFAILNKYMKSVETDSSTVEHVRCFQPPIHQSLATTC; this is encoded by the exons ATGACGACTCACGTCACGCTCGAGGATGCCTTGTCCAACGTGGActtgctggaggagctgcccctgccagaCCAGCAGCCATGCATCGagcctcctccctcctccatcATGTACCAG GCTAATTTTGACACGAACTTTGAAGACAGGAACGCCTTTGTGACAGGCATTGCCAGGTACATCGAGCAGGCCACGGTGCACTCCAGCATG aatgagatgctggaagaAGGCCACGAGTACGCCGTGATGCTCTACACGTGGAGGAGCTGCTCACGAGCAATCCCTCAG GTGAAATGTAACGAACAGCCAAACCGAGTGGAGATTTATGAGAAAACAGTGGAAGTCCTGGAGCCAGAAGTCACCAAGCTCATGAAGTTCATGTATTTTCAG CGCAAGGCCATCGAGCGCTTCTGCAGCGAGGTGAAGCGCCTGTGCCACGCTGAGAGGAGGAAGGACTTCGTGTCCGAGGCCTATCTCCTCACCCTGGGCAAGTTCATCAACATGTTTGCTGTCCTGGATGAGCTGAAGAACATGAAGTGCAGCGTCAAAAATGATCACTCTGCTTACAAAAG agctgcccagTTCCTGCGGAAGATGGCAGACCCCCAGTCCATCCAAGAGTCCCAGAACCTCTCCATGTTCCTGGCAAACCACAACCGCATCACCCAG TGTCTGCACCAACAGCTAGAGGTTATCCCTGGCTATGAGGAGTTGCTGGCTGATATTGTCAACATCTGTGTGGATTACTATGAAAACAAGATGTATCTCACCCCCAGTGAGAAGCACATGCTCCTAAAG GTGATGGGGTTTGGCCTGTATCTCATGGATGGGAATGTCAGCAACATTTACAAGTTGGATGCCAAGAAGAGAATCAACCTTAGCAAAATAGACAAATTCTTCAAG cagctgcaggtggttCCTTTATTCGGCGATATGCAGATAGAACTGGCCAGATACATTAAGACCAGTGCTCACTATGAGGAGAACAAATCCAA GTGGACGTGCACTCAGAGCAGCATCAGCCCCCAGTACAACATCTGTGAGCAGATGGTGCAGATCCGGGACGACCACATCCGCTTCATCTCGGAGCTGGCGCGCTACAGCAACAGCGAG GTGGTCACTGGCTCAGGCCTGGACAGCCAGAAGTCAGATGAGGAGTACAGGGAGCTCTTTGACCTGGCTTTacgggggctgcagctgctgtccaAGTGGAGTGCCCACGTCATGGAAGTG TACTCTTGGAAGCTGGTTCATCCCACAGATAAATTCTGTAACAAGGATTGCCCAGGAACAGCCGAAGAGTATGAGAGAGCCACCCGCTACAACTACACCAGTGAGGAGAAGTTTGCCTTTGTGGAA GTGATTGCCATGATCAAAGGCCTGCAAGTGCTGATGGGGCGGATGGAGAGCGTCTTCAACCAGGCCATCCGCAACACCATCTACGCGGCCCTGCAGGACTTTGCCCAGGTGACCCTGAGGGAGCCTCTCCGACAGGCTGTCAGGAAGAAGAAGAATGTTCTGATCAG CGTCCTTCAGGCGATTCGGAAGACGATCTGTGACTGGGAGGGAGGTCGAGAGCCTCCAAATGATCCTTGCCTGAGGGGTGAGAAGGATCCCAAAGGTGGATTTGATATTAAAGTCCCACGACGAGCCGTAGGACCATCAAGCACACAG ctttACATGGTGAGGACCATGCTGGAGTCCCTCATAGCAGACAAGAGTGGCTCGAAGAAGACTCTGAGGAGCAGCTTGGATGGGCCGATAGTCTTGGCCATTGAGGAGTTCCACAAgcagtccttcttcttcacccaCCTTCTCAACATCAGTG aagccctgcagcagtgctgtgacctgtcccagctctggttCCGGGAGTTCTTCCTGGAGCTGACCATGGGCCGCCGCATCCAGTTCCCCATCGAGATGTCCATGCCCTGGATCCTCACAGACCATATTTTGGAAACCAAAGAACCCTCCATGATGGA GTATGTGCTGTACCCCCTGGACCTCTACAATGACAGTGCATACTATGCTTTGACCAAGTTCAAAAAGCAGTTCCTGTATGATGAAATTGAAGCTGAA gTGAATTTGTGCTTTGATCAATTTGTGTACAAGCTGGCAGATCAGATCTTTGCCTATTACAAAGCAATGGCTGGCAG TGTTCTACTGGACAAACGTTTCCGGGCTGAGTGCAAGAATTACGGGGTGATCATTCCGTACCCACCATCCAACCGCTACGAAACACTGCTCAAGCAGAGGCACGTGCAG TTGCTGGGCAGATCAATCGACCTGAACAGGCTCATTACCCAGCGCATCTCTGCAGCCATGTACAAATCGTTAGACCAGGCCATCAGCCGCTTCGAGAGCGAGGACCTGACATCCATCGTG gagctggagtggCTCCTGGAGATCAATCGCCTGACTCACAGGCTGCTGTGCAAGCACATGACTCTGGACAGCTTCGATGCCATGTTCCGCGAGGCCAACCACAACGTGTCCGCGCCCTATGGGCGCATCACCCTCCACGTCTTCTGGGAGCTCAACTTCGACTTCCTGCCCAACTACTGCTACAACGGGTCCACCAACag GTTTGTGAGGACAGCAATCCCCTTCACACAGGAGCCCCAGCGGGACAAGCCAGCCAATGTCCAGCCCTATTACCTCTACGGGTCCAAG CCTCTCAACATCGCCTACAGCCACATCTACAGCTCCTACCGCAACTTTGTGGGGCCCCCGCACTTCAAGACCATCTGTCGGCTCCTGGGCTACCAGGGCATCGCCGTGGTcatggaggagctgctgaagatCGTCAAGAGCCTG CTCCAAGGCACCATCCTGCAGTATGTGAAGACTCTGATTGAAGTGATGCCCAAGATCTGCCGCTTGCCAAGACATGAGTATGGCTCTCCAG GAATCCTGGAGTTTTTCCACCATCAGCTGAAGGACATCATTGAGTATGCAGAGCTGAAGACTGATGTTTTCCAGAGCCTCAGAGAAGTGGGCAATGCCATTCTCTTCTGCCTCCTTATCGAGCAGGCTTTG TCCCAGGAAGAAGTTTGTGATTTGCTGCATGCTGCTcccttccaaaatattttgccCAGGGTCTACATCAAAG AAGGAGAACGCTTGGAGGTGCGCATGAAGCGTCTCGAAGCCAAGTATGCCCCACTCCACCTGGTCCCCCTAATAGAGAGGCTGGGCACTCCGCAG caaaTCGCCATCGCCCGGGAGGGGGACCTGCTGACCAAGGAGCGGCTGTGCTGCGGGCTCTCCATGTTCGAGGTGATCCTGACGCGCATCCGCAGCTACCTGCAGGACCCGGTGTGGCGCGGGCCGCCGCCCACCAACGGCGTCATGCACGTGGACGAGTGCGTGGAGTTCCACCGCCTCTGGAGCGCCATGCAGTTCGTGTACTGCATCCCCGTGGGCACCAACGAGTTCACGGCCGA GCAGTGCTTTGGAGATGGTCTGAACTGGGCAGGCTGCTCTATCATTGTTCTCCTTGGACAGCAGCGGCGCTTTGACCTCTTTGACTTCTGCTACCACCTGCTGAAGgtgcagaggcaggatgggAAGGATGAGATCATAAAAAACGTG CCCTTGAAGAAGATGGCAGACAGGATCAGGAAGTACCAGATCCTGAACAACGAGATCTTCGCCATCCTGAACAAGTACATGAAGTCGGTGGAGACAGACAGTTCCACGGTGGAGCACGTGCGCTGCTTCCAGCCCCCCATCCACCAGTCGCTGGCCACCACCTGCTAG
- the FNDC9 gene encoding fibronectin type III domain-containing protein 9, which produces MNIEVHNITYTSATVSWAMSSPCPENYYHVMYRPNWNSVFAGYLRQNFHREERVRHPLSSLVLHRLTPSTIYVLCITCKNSYPSSNHCTTFHTLDKIPLVFGGSKHEPTASVWMVSSLLLLCLLALLAYGCLQLWAARCRRAAGLGHPGSSPEEGLEGSSSPEELRSDGLREELLEVPMTTVLMRSSSFTKESPYNSPHCFFSYKNSDDKRAILPQHGLQ; this is translated from the coding sequence ATGAACATCGAAGTGCACAACATCACCTACACCAGTGCCACCGTGTCGTGGGCCatgagcagcccctgcccagagAACTACTACCACGTCATGTACCGCCCCAACTGGAACAGCGTCTTCGCCGGCTACCTGCGGCAGAACTTCCACCGCGAGGAGCGCGTCCGGCACCCGCTCAGCTCCCTGGTGCTGCACCGCCTCACGCCCTCCACCATCTACGTCCTCTGCATCACCTGCAAGAACTCCTACCCCTCCAGCAACCACTGCACCACCTTCCACACTCTGGACAAGATCCCGCTGGTTTTCGGCGGCTCCAAGCACGAGCCCACGGCGTCCGTGTGGATGGtgagcagcctcctgctgctgtgcctcctggccctgctggcctacggctgcctgcagctctgggccGCGCGGTgccgccgcgccgccggccTGGGGCACCCCGGCAGCAGCCctgaggaagggctggaaggaagCAGCTCCCCAGAGGAGCTGCGGAGTGATGGActgagggaggagctgctggaagtgcCCATGACCACTGTGTTAATGAGGAGCTCCAGCTTCACGAAGGAGAGCCCGTATAATTCGCctcactgctttttttcctataaaaataGCGATGATAAAAGGGCCATCTTGCCACAGCATGGCCTTCaatga